TACACCTTAATTCAAATACATTGTAAATATCCATTTTGCTTTCCCACATAATTTCACCTCCTGTGAATATTTTCACAAATATTGTACATCGAAAACAGGTTAAAGTGGTTAATTTCACATAAATTTTATGTTAATTTTTTCACGATAAATTTTCCTAAATTAGAAATGATTTTTCAAATATTCCAAACCAGCAACATTCAAAAAATTCCACGGTTTATTAAAATGCGGCTGGAAGAAAAAGTCAACAAACGCAAGTTCATCTATTCTCATCTTATTTTGAATCAAAACGGACATTGTATTCATAGATTGAGTTAAATCAATTTTCGACATTATTTGAGCACCTAATATACGTTTTGTGTTTTTATCGTAAACTACTTTAAAAAATACTTTTTCAAAATATGGCATAAATTCCGGTCTATGATTTTCCACAATGAAAATTGATCCTACATTTAAATTATTTACTCTTGCCATATGCTCTGTAATTCCAGTTGCCGCAATATTTAAATTGTATATCTTTATTCCAGATGTAGATTGAGTCCCCAAATGCATTAACCTCTTTTTCTTTAAATTATACGCAGCTATTGTTCCCATTCTAATCGCATTTGTAGCAAGAGGTATATATTCATATCTTTCCAATGGATTGTAAAATACCGCACAACAATCCCCAGCAGCAAAAACATCTTTTTCACTTGTTTGCATATGCTTATCAACAATTATTGCACCATTATCAAGCATGTTTAGTTTTCCTCTAAATAACTTTGTATTTGGTTTAAATCCCATAGAAAGAATTACCAAATCAGCCTTGTATTCACCCTTTGTAGTTATTACCTTCTCAACTTTTTCAGTTCCCTCAAATTTTATTACCCTTTCACCAAGCGCAAGTTTTATACCTTTTTCCCTTAATTTTTTCTCTGCAACATCTGTTATCTCTTCATCTAAGTATTTGGCTAAAATTCTTGTTTCAATATCTATTAAAGTTACTTTTTTACCATTTTCTCTAATTGCCTCAGCAAGTTCAACTCCAATGTATCCCGCACCAATAATTGCTACATCATTCACATTCTTTACACTTTTCACTATATCATTTGCATGATAAAAATTTTTTGAAAGCAAAATATTTTTTAAATCAATTCCCTCAATTTCAGGAATAACCGGCCATGAACCCGTAGCAATAATCAACTTATCAAATGTTTCCTCAAAAACCTTGCCACTTTTAATATCTTCAACTACCAAAGTCTTATTTTTGAAATCTACTTCTTTTACATTATGTTTCATCTTTGTTTTCACACCAAAACTTTTTAGATGCTCTGGCGATGAATAAAAAAGTTTCTTTGGCTCTTTAACTACACCTTCAACATGCAATGCAATTCCACAAGATAAAAACGAAATGGTATCATTTCTTTCATAGACCGTCACTTCTGCATCTTCATATAGATTCACCGTATTTATGGCTGCAGCAGTGCCTGCATGAGTACACCCTATAATTGCAACTTTCATTTATATCCCTCCTTGTGATTTTTTTATCAACCAGTTTTATTATAACATATTCTTACCAAAGTAAATTAATTATACCTTACAAACTTTTTAATAACTAACTATTTGACAAAAAAAGCTTCGGCACATGCCGAAGCTAATGAGCAATTATAAATCTACTTTTGGGATAATTTTTTCAATCTTTCCGGATTCATATAGTTTAAACAACAGCCGCTTCCAAACATTTTCACTTCTTTATCCTTTTCCAATTCAACTATCTTGTCATAGATATCGCACTTATTATCATCTGTTAAATATTCACATTGCTTCTTTTTACTATTCCATTTTCCATAATAACAAGGTGTTATCTTACAACAATATCCACATTGTACACATTCTGGACAATTCGTCTTTTTTCTTACACTTTCAACAAATTCGTCTAAACTTTCAAACTCTTCGTTAAAATCTTCAAAAAACAAATTAATCCCCTTCCAAAGTTTTTAATCTATCTTCGACAAAATCTACAATCTCTCCAATATACTCTTCTGAAAAATCTAATTTTATACCTGCAACTTCATAGACCTTATCAATTGGTACTTTATATCCAACCTTTAAAAAGTTGTGATAACTCTCTATAGCTTTTTCTGAGTTTTCGACGTAATTTCTATATATTGACAATGCTCCAAGTTGTGCAATTCCATATTCTATATAGTAGAAAGGTACTTCAAATATATGCAATTGGAATAACCATCTGTATTTCTTTTCAAGTTCAAGATTTGTCCAATCCACTCCTTGATTAAATCTATCCATCAATTTTCCAAAATATTCTGCTCTTTCTTCAGCAGAGTGCCCTGGATTGCTGTAGATCCACTGTTGAAATGCATCAACTGTCATACACCAAGGCAGGAATAAAATAGCACTTTCAAGCTCTTCTATCATTGCCTTTTTTAACTCTTCATTATCTTTATAATACTCATTCCAATGGTGCATAGTTAACAATTCCATACTCATCGAAGCAAGTTCTGCTATTTCCATACGATTTGGTCTATAATATGTAACAGGTATGTCTACCGTTTCAAAGGTATGCATAGCATGTCCTGATTCATGCAGCAAGGTCCTTACATCCCCACTCTGTCCCGTTGCGTTCATAAAAATAAACGGTGCACCTGTTTCCGGCAATGGATAGTTGTATCCACCTGGTGCCTTTCCCTTTCTATTTTCAAGGTCAAGCAATCCAGTGTTTTTCATCATTTCTAACCTTTCACCAAAAAGTGGTTTAACTTTTCCAAGTACTTTTATCGCCTTTTCAACAAATTCATCTACCGTTTTATACGGTTTAAGTACTTTTCCATCAACATCAACAGCTGTATCCCACGGTCTTAATGTATCAACTCCTAATTTTTTCGCACGTTTTTGCATTCTTTTTCTAAAAAATGGCATAACTTTCTTTTCCACTGCCTCGTGAAATTTGTAAACATCTTCTACCGTATATTCAAATCTTCCTTTTGCTTTATGCATATAATCTCTATAATTTTCAAAACCTGCATTTTTTGCTTGCTTTATTCTAATTTCTTTTAACTCATCAAAAAGGTTATCAAGCTCTTCTCTTTTTTCTAACAATCCTTCATACCTTTTTCTCCATGCTTCCTCCCTTATTACCCTATCAGGTGATTTTAAATATGGTATAAGTTGTTGGAGGGTCTTTTCCTCGCCCCTAAAATTTACAGTTATAGAACCAAAGATAGCACCATATTTATTTGAAAGTTTTCTTTCTTCTACCTGTAAAGGTATATTTTCTTCTCTAAATAATTCAATGTTATTTGAAATTATATTCAGCATATGTACATATTCTCTTGAAAATTCTACTTTACTATCATATATCTTTTTTTCAAGTTTTATATAATAGGGTTTTAATTTTGAAACAACGTTTTGAAAATAGTCGTTAAATTTTTCGGCATATTCCTTTTTATCCGAAAACCTCGTCATGTTAATATATCTCCAACCCATTTCCTCAGATACAATATCGGAAAGTTCTGTAAATTTTTCTACTAACTTTACAACTTCCTCTTCCGTTTCAACTTTCTCTTCAAGCAGACTATTTAAAATCTCAATAATCTTACTGGCATCTGTTGAATCTAGCCCCATAAAATACTTTCTTTTCTTTTTTTCAATCTTTTTGTCAGTAAATATCATCACATTTACCCCCTTTTTTCTGCACAATTGTTTTTTTCCAATCTGAAAATTTAACAAAAAGATATGCCAAAATCATTGCTGCCACATTACTAATTATCATAGCAAAAAACAATCCTGTAAAGCCAAAAGTAGAGGAAAAAATTGCTATTAACGGCACCCTAATTCCCCATAATCTTGTTATATCAACTATCATTGACAATTCCGTTCTTCCAGCACCCACAAGTGTGTTGATAAAAACAGACATAGAAGTAAAAAACGGCAAAGAGAAAGAAACGTATTTAAAGAATATATATCCCACTCTTATGACCTCTTGATCATTTATAAAAAACCTGGTAAGTTCTCCACCAAAGAAAAAGGTCAAAGTACTTAAGGAAAATACGATTAAAAAATTTGAAATAAACGCAACTTTTACCGTTTTTTCAGCACTTTTCAAATCTCCCGCACCTAAAAATTGCCCCACCATAGTGGTAACAGAATTACCAATACCAAATGATATCATCGTAATAAAGTTTATAATTCTATTTCCCACACCATATGCACTAACAACTGTAGGGCCAAAACTAGAAACGAACCTCATTATAACCACAAATCCCAAAGAAGTTATAGACATACTCAAAGAACTTGGTAGTCCAATACGAAATACCTTTTTTACCAATGAAAAATCCGGTTTTAAATCTTCAAAACCTATCTTAAACCCTCTTTTCCCTGCAAATAAGTGTTCAATTGAAATTACAGCTGCAACAACTCTTGCAATTGTTGTAGCCCAAGCTGCACCAATTACCCCCATTTTTGGAATAAACCAAAAACCAAAAATAAATATTGGATCCAAAATTATATTAACCACAGTTGAAATAAACATCAATTTCATTGTAAATTTTGAATCTCCCCAACCTCTTAAAATAGAAGAAATTGAGTTAAAGATAAAACCAAATGGCAACCCTATCATTATTATGTTAAAATAATTAACCGCATAATTTATTACTTCTTTACTATTTTCACCAGCAATTAAAGTAATTACATGACGTGAAATTATAATAGCTATTATCGCTAAAGAAATACCCAAAAGTGTGGAAATTACAACAGTTTGACCTGCAGCTTTTCTTGCAGCCTTCTTATTTGAAGCTCCTGTAAATTGTGCCACTAACGTTACTCCAGCTTGTGCAAAACCTATAGAAAGTGAAATAAAAACAAATATAAGTGGCCATACTATTGTAGGAGCAGAAAACTCTATCTTTCCCAGCTTTCCCAAAAAATAAGCATCAACTGCATTGTAAAATGTCTGCATTAAATTTGATATAACTAAAGGCCAACTCAGCAAAAAAAGCGATTTTATTATACTTTGCTTGAATAAATCAACCCTATTTTTCAAAAATTCCCCCTCCAATTATTCGCTATGCTAATTATAACATATTTCAACCAAAAACAATATATTTCGCAAAGCGAATATTTTATGATATAATTTTTTCGTAAGGAGGTGAAAGATATGAATTACAGAAAAGTGGGAAAATGGGGATTAAAGATAAGTGAAGTTTCACTTGGATCATGGCTCACTTTCGGAAATCAACTAGACATTCAAAAAGCCAAAGAAATAGTAAGAGAAGCTTTCAAAAATGGAATAAACTTCTTTGACACGGCAGAAGCATACGCAAATGGTATGGCTGAATCCATGTTAGGTGAAGTCTTAAAGGAATTCAAAAGAAGTGACATTGTGGTTTCCACGAAAATATTTTGGGGTGGAAACGGACCAAATGACAGAGGGCTTTCAAGAAAACACATTTTAGAAGGAACATTTGCTTCACTTAAAAGGTTACAACTAGACTACGTTGACATTGTCTACTGCCACCGCCCTGATCCAGAAACACCTATTGAAGAGACCGTTCTTGCAATGGATTATTTAGTGAGAAACGGTTATGCACTCTATTGGGGTACTTCCGAATGGAGTGGGGACCAACTTGAAAAAGCCCACATAGCATGCAAAGAATTAAACTGCATACCACCTATTGTAGAACAACCGCAATACAACATGCTTGTAAGGGACAGGGTAGAAAAAGAATATCAACCTATATACGAAAAATACGGCATGGGGTTAACAATTTGGAGTCCTCTTGCTTCTGGGATTCTAACTGGAAAATATAACAACGGCATCCCAGAAGATTCAAGACTTGCAAGATTTCCAAACCTAAAAAAACACCTTGAAGAAAACGGTATATTAACGGAAAAAACATTTGAAAAACTACAAAAATTACAAAAAATTGCAGATGAATTGAATGCAAAGCTCTCGCAACTTGCCATCGCATGGTGTTTGTTGAATCCAAATGTAAGTAGTGTTATCCTGGGGGTATCAAAGATTGAACAATTACATGAGAATCTTAAAGCAATAGAAATTAAGGAAAAAATAACAGAGGATATAGAAAAAGAAATAAGAAAAATTTTGGAGGAATGATATGATGTTAAACAAATATGCAAAAGTTGCACTTCAAATTGGACTTAATCTTCAAGAAGGACAAATTTTATTTATAAAAGCACCGCTTGATGCAAGAGAATTTGTAGAAGAAGTAGTAAATGAAGCCTTTAATCTAGGTGCACATGATGTATACGTAAGATGGAATGATGAAGTAGTCACAAAATATCGTTTAAAAAATGCACCTATTGATGCGTTAAAAGAATATCCAAAATGGGAAATAATGGCCTCTCAATATTTACTTGATAAAAAGGGAGCGATGTTGAGTATAACTGGTGCAGATCCAGACGCATTAAAAGACGTTCCACCTGAAAGAATAGGTATTTACACAAAAACGGTAAACATCGCAAATAAAGAAATCATGAAAAGAATGATGTCTAATGAAATTTCTTGGTGTGTTGTTGCATACCCTTCAAAAAAATGGGCAAAAAAGGTATTAGGTGAAGAAAACACGGAAAAACTTCTTGAATACATTTTAAAAGCCAGTAGAATAGAAGGAAATCCCGTTGAAAACTGGAAAAAACACATAGAAAAATTAACACACATTACAAAATATCTAAATGAAAAACAATTCGACTATTTAATATACGAAGGTCCTGGTACAAATCTACAAGTTGGTCTTCCCAAAGAGCACATTTGGATATCAGGAAGCCAAAAAAACAAACAAGATATCGTTTTTGTTCCAAATATTCCAACAGAAGAGGTATTTACAGCCCCACATAAAGATAAAATAAACGGTGTGGTTTCAAATAGTTTGCCACTAGTATATGGCGGAAACATTATAGACAAATTTACACTTACCTTTAAAGACGGAAAAATAATAAATTACGATGCAAAAATAGGCAAAGATATACTAGAAACCATTTTAAACACAGATGAAGGTGCAAGAAGATTAGGTGAAGTTGCACTTGTATCCGTTGAATCCCCCATTTATCAGATGAAAAAAATCTTCTACAACACGCTATTTGATGAAAATGCAGCTTCACACTTTGCATTTGGTAGAGCATACCCAAGTTGTGTAAAAAACGGGGAAAAATTATCAGAAAAACAATTAAAAGAAGTTGGACTTAATAGTAGTCTTACACATGTTGACTTCATGATAGGCAATGAAAAAATGAACGTTTGGGGAGTTAAAGGCACGGAAAAAGTCCAAATAATGAAAAATGGTTTATTTACAATACCAAACTTATAACTACAGACAAAACAAACCATGCCAATGGAACAAATATGTGGTTGTTATATATAGAATATCCATACGACGCACGTATCCCATCTACCAAATAGGTAGATGGGATTATTTTTGAAATGGTTGAAATGAATTTTACGTTATCTACATTAAAATAAAAACCGCCTACGAACATAAATACCTGAAAAAATATGTTACCTAATACAATTGTTGTTTCTGGATTTTTGAACATCTTTGAAAGCATATAACCAAAGGAAAGAAAAACCATACTTCCAAACAAAACGTAAAACCATACGTTGTAATTAAAAATATTCACTCCATATACAAAATAATCAAAAATGGAGAATATTACACACGATAATAGAATTTGTAAAAAGGCTACCATAGTAAAAGTAAGGTAAAACCTGTTATAAGGTGTAACAGATAACCTCTTTAAGACACCTCTTCGCTCATAGAAAGAAATATTAGTTAAATATCCAAAAAAAACAACAGACATAATGTTCATAACTAAAATAGCCCCATATAGAAATTCTTGGTATCTTATATTTTTGTTTTTCTCTATTATCTTAATTGGAATATCTCTTCCCATTAAATAATTAACCTTTGAAAATGCACTTATAAAAACATCTTTGGCAATCTTTGAATCTAATTTTCCAGGAATATAGTAAACATCTACTTCAAGTGGCTCAAAAAGCTTTGTTTTCGATAAAAAAAGTGCCTTTTGAAACTTTTGATCAAAATTTTCTTCCAAAACTACAACTATATCAAGGTTCTTTTCGATAAATTGCTCTATTTTTTCTATTTTTACAATATTAAAATAGTCCTTAAAAACATCTAATACACTCGAGTTACCAATAACACCTATTTTAAAACGTATCCTTTTTTCTAAATTTCCAAAAATAGAAGTCAAAAGTAAAGTAAGCAAAATGGGAAATAATACAAACCAAAAAGTCGCCTCTTTACTTCTTAAAAACTCTATTTTCAAAAGCGCTTTAAACATATTAATCCCTCAATTCCTTTCCAGTAAGCTTTAAGAATACATCTTCAAGTGTTGGATGTCGCACAATGAATTTTTCTACGCCATCGTTTAAAAGTTTATTTATCACTTCACTCATATTTTTAGTCTCAATTATAGTTTTCCCTTCCACCACTTTTCCAAAGTTGTATTCTCCATCTACTTCAACAATTGTACTTAACCCTGAATGTTTGATCAATTCATCTGGACTACCTTCAGCTATAATTAATCCGTTATCTATAATACACACTTTATTAGATAATGTTTGCGCTTCTTCCATATAATGCGTCGTTAAAAAGATAGTTTTACCACCCCTCTTAAATTCTCTTATAATATCCCAAATATGTCTTCGAGATTGTGGATCTAACCCCGTAGTTGGTTCATCCAAAAACAAAATTTCAGGATCATTAATAAAAGATAATCCAAAGCTAAGCCTTTGAAATTGTCCACCAGAAAGTGTCTTAACCCTTTCATTTTTCTTCTCAACAAGTCCAATCATCTCTAACACTTTTTTAGGGTCGTATCCTTTTTTGTAAAAACTTCTAAAAAGTTTTAGCGTTTCATACACGGTAAGTTCTCTAAAAAGTTCTGTTTTTTGAAGAAGTACCCCTATTCTTTCCTTTATTTTCTTATCAATATCATCTACTTTTTGGCCAAAAAAATATATTTCACCTGAAGTCTTCTTTCTAAGTCCCACTAATATTTCCAAAGTTGTAGTCTTTCCAGCACCATTTGGGCCTAAAAACGAAAATATAATTCCCCTTTCTATGGAAAAACTTATTCCCTTAAGTGCTTCAAAATCTCCATATTTCTTTTTTAAATTAACCACTTTTATCATTATTTCACCTACTCTTCTGGTGCAAAAAGAATTTTTCCACCAAAATACAATAAAACAACCCCAAAAATTATTAAAGATATATTTTGTAGTAAAAATTTCCCAAAAGAATCCTGCTTAAATATAGAATGCTTAAAATTATCAAATATATACATTATGGGTAAAAAATAAGTAATGTTTTTTAAAAATTTTGGAAGAAAATCTATGGGAAAGTATATTCCAGAAAAAAATATAAAAATGGTATACAAAAATTGCGCAACAGAATTTGCAAATTTTTCAAACAAAATACTCAAAAGTATTCCAATACCCAGCATCCCCAAGACAGCCGAAATAAATGAAAACGCAAAAAATAGATAATCAACCTTTAAGTTTATATTGAAAAGAAAAATTCCAACAAGTCTTACAACAACAAAAGAAATTAGACTTACTATAAATTGAGAAAGAGAAAACGAAAGTACAAACAAAAATGCACTTAGAGGTAATACTCTAAATCTCCTTATTATTCCAATTTTTCTATATCTTTCAAATAAATTTATGGCTGAAAACATACCAATTGAAACCAATGACAAAACAAAAGAACCCAAGTAAATACTTTCTTTTTCATTTAAAACTTTATAATCTAAAATCCTTTCGTTTATTTTTACAATTTCTCTGAAATCAATAGTATCTACTTTACGTTTCAAGCCATCGATCCACAAGTCAACGGTATAATCGTTATAATTTTTGTAAACTACAATTTTTTTGCTTTCTACAAATGCCGATGCTGCGTAATTATATCTATCCTTCATCAACGCATTTTTATTACCATAGTACTTTCCAGGTATATCCAAAGGCTTATCACTAAAGTATGCAAATGAAACTTCTTTTTCATTCGAAAAAACTTGAGCAAACATTATAAAAAACACAACTGGTAAAAGAATCCCAAAGAAAAAAGATATCTTATTTCTAAAAGATTCTAAAAACAACGCTTTTATAAGATTAATCATTTGAAAATACCTCAACAAAAATTTCGTGATCTTCTTTGTCAATGTTTACAATCCTTATTTCGTCAAGACAAGTGTTATTCTTCGTAAACTTTTCTATACTTTCTTTAAAAATTTCCGCACACCTTTTCACTGGAAAACCATATATACCACTGCTAATTGCGGGAAATGCTATGGTTTTTACCCCAAGTTCACACGCTTTTTTTAAAGCACTTAAAATTGCACTTTTCAATTTTTCTTCTTCTTTATTTTTTCCACCATGCCAAATTGGCCCTACTGCGTGGATTATATATTTTGCTTCTAAATTTCCCGCAAAGGTCACCGCTACATCACCTGTATTCACAGGCCCATATTTTTGAACATATTCATCGCTTTCTTTTTGTATTGAATAACCTCCTTTTTTCAAAATTGCACCAGCAACCCCTCCACCATGTTTCAACCAAGCATTTGCTGCATTAACAATTACATCAACTTTTTCCTTTGTAATATCCCCATTTATCAATTTTACCAAAACATTATTAACCTTCACTTCCATATCTTTTCACCCCTTTCCACAGCTTGTCAACTATCTCTTTAAACCGCTTTTCTTTTCCAATAGACTTTGGTGTGTAAAAAATACTATCTGAAATTTTATCTGGAAGGTAAGATCTCTTAATAAATCCCCCATAATAATGTGGATTTTTATAACCACTTTTTTCCACGTTGAGTAAATTAAATGGAACTTTTAAATCAGGTGTTTTTTTAGCTAGTTCCATAGCTTTTGAAATAGCAATAGTTGATGAATTACTTTTTGGCGCTAAGGAAAGATAAATTACACATTCTGAAAGGTTTAAAACACACTCTGGAAGTCCCACTAATTCCACGGCTTGCGCCGTAGCGGTAGCAATTAAAATGGCCATAGGATCTGCAAGACCTATATCTTCACTTGCAAGTATAACTAATCTCCTTGCTATGAATCGAGGATCCTCACCACCTTCAAGCATACGAGCCATGTAATATAAAGCAGCATCTGGATCACTACCTCTTATACTCTTAATAAATGCAGATGCAAGGTTATAATGTTCTTTTTTTGTATAAAACTTTTTTCCCTCTCCACTATAAATTTTTATTATTTCCTCATCAACAACGTCTTTTTCTAAAGAAAGTGCTATTTCACTTAATACATCGTATAAATTTATGGCAAAGCGTGCATCGCCTGCTGAATTTTTTACTATAAATTCCATTACTTCCTCTTCTACACTAACCTTTTTTTTATTTATGGCACGTTCAATTATCTTCTTTAAATCAGATTCGCTCAACCTTTTAAAAGCAATTACCTTTACTCTGGATAAAAGGGCAGGGTTAATCATTTTAAATGGATTTTCAGTAGTTGCCCCAATAAAGATGTAACTTCCCTTTTCTATACCAGGTAAAAAGATATCCTGTTGTTTCTTATTAAACCTATGTATTTCATCTACAAAAAGCAGTATTTTTTTGACATCTTTTACCTTTTCTGCGTAATCCAAAATCTTCTTTATATCCAACGTTGAAGTTATCGCAGCATTAAAATGATAGATTTCGTAATCAGTATGTTTTTTTATAACATCTAATGTAGAAGTTTTACCACACCCTGGTGGACCATAAAAAATAGAGGAAAATAAATTGTTCCTTTCAATGGCAATCTTTAATATACCAGCTTTTCCAAACAAATGGTTTTGCCCAACTATATCCCCCAAACTTTTAGGCCTTAAAATTTCGTTTAAACCATTCAACTGTAAGTCTCAACCCCTTTTCAATATCAACTGTAGGTTTCCATCTTAATTCTTCAAGTGCCTTTGTATAACACAATACACTTTTTCTAATGTCCCCCTTTCTTGGTGGACCGTAAATGGGATCTTTTTCATACTTTATAATCTTTTTTAAGTACCCAAAAAGTTGATTAACACTTGTTTCAACGGAAGTTCCTATGTTTATTTCAAGACCGTTTCCTGCTTTTACTGCACGTAAATTGGCAT
Above is a window of Thermosipho affectus DNA encoding:
- a CDS encoding potassium channel beta subunit family protein, whose protein sequence is MNYRKVGKWGLKISEVSLGSWLTFGNQLDIQKAKEIVREAFKNGINFFDTAEAYANGMAESMLGEVLKEFKRSDIVVSTKIFWGGNGPNDRGLSRKHILEGTFASLKRLQLDYVDIVYCHRPDPETPIEETVLAMDYLVRNGYALYWGTSEWSGDQLEKAHIACKELNCIPPIVEQPQYNMLVRDRVEKEYQPIYEKYGMGLTIWSPLASGILTGKYNNGIPEDSRLARFPNLKKHLEENGILTEKTFEKLQKLQKIADELNAKLSQLAIAWCLLNPNVSSVILGVSKIEQLHENLKAIEIKEKITEDIEKEIRKILEE
- a CDS encoding macro domain-containing protein; amino-acid sequence: MEVKVNNVLVKLINGDITKEKVDVIVNAANAWLKHGGGVAGAILKKGGYSIQKESDEYVQKYGPVNTGDVAVTFAGNLEAKYIIHAVGPIWHGGKNKEEEKLKSAILSALKKACELGVKTIAFPAISSGIYGFPVKRCAEIFKESIEKFTKNNTCLDEIRIVNIDKEDHEIFVEVFSND
- a CDS encoding M3 family oligoendopeptidase; amino-acid sequence: MIFTDKKIEKKKRKYFMGLDSTDASKIIEILNSLLEEKVETEEEVVKLVEKFTELSDIVSEEMGWRYINMTRFSDKKEYAEKFNDYFQNVVSKLKPYYIKLEKKIYDSKVEFSREYVHMLNIISNNIELFREENIPLQVEERKLSNKYGAIFGSITVNFRGEEKTLQQLIPYLKSPDRVIREEAWRKRYEGLLEKREELDNLFDELKEIRIKQAKNAGFENYRDYMHKAKGRFEYTVEDVYKFHEAVEKKVMPFFRKRMQKRAKKLGVDTLRPWDTAVDVDGKVLKPYKTVDEFVEKAIKVLGKVKPLFGERLEMMKNTGLLDLENRKGKAPGGYNYPLPETGAPFIFMNATGQSGDVRTLLHESGHAMHTFETVDIPVTYYRPNRMEIAELASMSMELLTMHHWNEYYKDNEELKKAMIEELESAILFLPWCMTVDAFQQWIYSNPGHSAEERAEYFGKLMDRFNQGVDWTNLELEKKYRWLFQLHIFEVPFYYIEYGIAQLGALSIYRNYVENSEKAIESYHNFLKVGYKVPIDKVYEVAGIKLDFSEEYIGEIVDFVEDRLKTLEGD
- a CDS encoding ABC transporter ATP-binding protein, with the translated sequence MIKVVNLKKKYGDFEALKGISFSIERGIIFSFLGPNGAGKTTTLEILVGLRKKTSGEIYFFGQKVDDIDKKIKERIGVLLQKTELFRELTVYETLKLFRSFYKKGYDPKKVLEMIGLVEKKNERVKTLSGGQFQRLSFGLSFINDPEILFLDEPTTGLDPQSRRHIWDIIREFKRGGKTIFLTTHYMEEAQTLSNKVCIIDNGLIIAEGSPDELIKHSGLSTIVEVDGEYNFGKVVEGKTIIETKNMSEVINKLLNDGVEKFIVRHPTLEDVFLKLTGKELRD
- a CDS encoding aminopeptidase — protein: MMLNKYAKVALQIGLNLQEGQILFIKAPLDAREFVEEVVNEAFNLGAHDVYVRWNDEVVTKYRLKNAPIDALKEYPKWEIMASQYLLDKKGAMLSITGADPDALKDVPPERIGIYTKTVNIANKEIMKRMMSNEISWCVVAYPSKKWAKKVLGEENTEKLLEYILKASRIEGNPVENWKKHIEKLTHITKYLNEKQFDYLIYEGPGTNLQVGLPKEHIWISGSQKNKQDIVFVPNIPTEEVFTAPHKDKINGVVSNSLPLVYGGNIIDKFTLTFKDGKIINYDAKIGKDILETILNTDEGARRLGEVALVSVESPIYQMKKIFYNTLFDENAASHFAFGRAYPSCVKNGEKLSEKQLKEVGLNSSLTHVDFMIGNEKMNVWGVKGTEKVQIMKNGLFTIPNL
- a CDS encoding ABC transporter permease, which produces MINLIKALFLESFRNKISFFFGILLPVVFFIMFAQVFSNEKEVSFAYFSDKPLDIPGKYYGNKNALMKDRYNYAASAFVESKKIVVYKNYNDYTVDLWIDGLKRKVDTIDFREIVKINERILDYKVLNEKESIYLGSFVLSLVSIGMFSAINLFERYRKIGIIRRFRVLPLSAFLFVLSFSLSQFIVSLISFVVVRLVGIFLFNINLKVDYLFFAFSFISAVLGMLGIGILLSILFEKFANSVAQFLYTIFIFFSGIYFPIDFLPKFLKNITYFLPIMYIFDNFKHSIFKQDSFGKFLLQNISLIIFGVVLLYFGGKILFAPEE
- a CDS encoding MATE family efflux transporter, producing MKNRVDLFKQSIIKSLFLLSWPLVISNLMQTFYNAVDAYFLGKLGKIEFSAPTIVWPLIFVFISLSIGFAQAGVTLVAQFTGASNKKAARKAAGQTVVISTLLGISLAIIAIIISRHVITLIAGENSKEVINYAVNYFNIIMIGLPFGFIFNSISSILRGWGDSKFTMKLMFISTVVNIILDPIFIFGFWFIPKMGVIGAAWATTIARVVAAVISIEHLFAGKRGFKIGFEDLKPDFSLVKKVFRIGLPSSLSMSITSLGFVVIMRFVSSFGPTVVSAYGVGNRIINFITMISFGIGNSVTTMVGQFLGAGDLKSAEKTVKVAFISNFLIVFSLSTLTFFFGGELTRFFINDQEVIRVGYIFFKYVSFSLPFFTSMSVFINTLVGAGRTELSMIVDITRLWGIRVPLIAIFSSTFGFTGLFFAMIISNVAAMILAYLFVKFSDWKKTIVQKKGGKCDDIY
- a CDS encoding ABC transporter permease, which encodes MFKALLKIEFLRSKEATFWFVLFPILLTLLLTSIFGNLEKRIRFKIGVIGNSSVLDVFKDYFNIVKIEKIEQFIEKNLDIVVVLEENFDQKFQKALFLSKTKLFEPLEVDVYYIPGKLDSKIAKDVFISAFSKVNYLMGRDIPIKIIEKNKNIRYQEFLYGAILVMNIMSVVFFGYLTNISFYERRGVLKRLSVTPYNRFYLTFTMVAFLQILLSCVIFSIFDYFVYGVNIFNYNVWFYVLFGSMVFLSFGYMLSKMFKNPETTIVLGNIFFQVFMFVGGFYFNVDNVKFISTISKIIPSTYLVDGIRASYGYSIYNNHIFVPLAWFVLSVVISLVL
- a CDS encoding FAD-dependent oxidoreductase → MKVAIIGCTHAGTAAAINTVNLYEDAEVTVYERNDTISFLSCGIALHVEGVVKEPKKLFYSSPEHLKSFGVKTKMKHNVKEVDFKNKTLVVEDIKSGKVFEETFDKLIIATGSWPVIPEIEGIDLKNILLSKNFYHANDIVKSVKNVNDVAIIGAGYIGVELAEAIRENGKKVTLIDIETRILAKYLDEEITDVAEKKLREKGIKLALGERVIKFEGTEKVEKVITTKGEYKADLVILSMGFKPNTKLFRGKLNMLDNGAIIVDKHMQTSEKDVFAAGDCCAVFYNPLERYEYIPLATNAIRMGTIAAYNLKKKRLMHLGTQSTSGIKIYNLNIAATGITEHMARVNNLNVGSIFIVENHRPEFMPYFEKVFFKVVYDKNTKRILGAQIMSKIDLTQSMNTMSVLIQNKMRIDELAFVDFFFQPHFNKPWNFLNVAGLEYLKNHF